The stretch of DNA ATTGCGCACCTGCAGTGTCAGGTTCGACGCCATCGAGTTGACGTGGTCGGTCAGGTCCTTCCAGGTGCCGGCGACGTCCGGCACTTCGGCCTGGCCGCCGAGCTTTCCGTCGGTGCCGACCTCGCGCGCCACGCGCGTCACTTCGGCGGCAAAGCCGTTGAGCTGGTCCACCATCGTGTTGATGGTGTCCTTGAGTTCGCGGATCTCGCCGCGAACGTCCACGGTGATCTTGCGCGACAGGTCGCCGCGCGCCACGGCCGTGGTCACCTCGGCGATGTTGCGCACCTGCGAAGTCAGGTTGGAGGCCATCGCGTTGACCGAGTCGGTCAGGTCCTTCCAGGTGCCAGCCACGCCGGGCACGATCGCCTGGCCGCCGAGCTTGCCCTCGGTACCGACCTCGCGGGCCACTCGCGTCACTTCGGCAGCGAAACCATTGAGCTGGTCCACCATCGTGTTGATGGCTTCCTTCAACTGCAGGATCTCGCCGCGCACGTCCACGGTGATCTTGCGCGACAGGTCGCCATTGGCTACGGCGATGGTCACGTCGGCGATGTTGCGCACCTGAGCGGTGAGGTTGCTGGCCATCTGGTTGACCGAGTCGGTCAGGTCCTTCCAGACGCCCGACACGCCCTTGACCTTGGCCTCGCCACCCAGGCGCCCGGCGGTGCCCACTTCCAGGGCCACGCGCGTGACCTCGGAGCTGAACTCGCCCATCTGTTCGATCATGCGGTTGACGATGTTCGCCGAGCGCAGGAACTCGCCCTTCAGCGGGCGGCCATCGGCTTCCAGCGGAACGGTGCGGGTCAGGTCACCCTTGGCGACACCGGCCATCGCCTCGGTCATGGTTTCGACCGGGCGCACCAGGTCGTCGATCAGATGGTTGACCGACAACTGCATGCCCGCCCATTCGCCCTGGCGATTGGCGGGCGCGATGCGCTGCCGGGTCTGGCCCTCGCGCCCGACCGCCTCGCCGACACGCGACAGCTCCGCCGCCAGGCGACGGTTGTGGCTGATGATGCCGTTGAGGATGTGGGCGAGCCGGCCCTCGGGTCCTTCCCAATGCAAAGGCAGGCGCACAGTGAAATCGCCCTCGAGAACGGCATTCATGTTCTCGATCAGAAGTTCCATCGTGTCGCGCGCCGGACTGGGTGGCGCTTCTGCTTTTGCTAGGGCAGTTCGCTTCTTGGCCACCGGCTTTTTTGCAGCCACCGGCACCCCAGTCTTCTTTCCCGCCTTACTCACCAGACACCCCCCAATGCCTATACCGTCCGAAACCCTAGCCGATTTGCCGTGACCCTGCATTCACGGCGCTTTGACTGGTGGTACGGCAGGTCAATCGAGGGGTGATCCGGTTACATGACTTGGGCAAGGGACGTGGCGAGGCGGGTTCGTCACGTCCCGCCAGCATCATCGCGCTTCGGTTACGCGCCGCCGACTGCGCCATTTGGCCACGTACGGCAAAGCGAACAGGTACAGACCGGTCACCAGTAGCAACGCCAGCGGCAGCAGCGGAATGTAGGAGATCCAGACGACCGGCTTCTCCTGCGCGAGGGCAATGAAGGTGACGATGACGGTGACCGTGAAGACGATGGCCACCCAACGGTGGAACTGCCGAATCCAATTGTTCCAGTTCAAGGGAATCTCCTTTTGAAGACGAGCGACGTGGGTGGAGCGCGATCCTGATAACGTGATCGTGGCTGCATCGAGGCCGGGGCGCTTCTCGATTCCTGATTGATCGGTCCTTATGGGTCCGCGCTCACAGGTCTTCTTCGTCCGCCTCCCCGCCGACCGCCACTTCGGCCAGCGAATCCCCGCGGTACTCGAGCAGATCGCCCGGCTGGCAATCGAGCGCTTCGCAGATTGCCTGCAGCGTCGTGAAGCGGATGCCACGCGCCTTGCCCGTCTTGAGGATCGACAGATTGGCCAGGGTGATGCCGACCTTGCCGGACAGTTCGGTCAAGGTCATGCGCCGGTCATGCAGCACTTCGTCGAGTTTCACTTGAATGGTCATGTCAGGTCGTCGCGCTTCAGATCAGCGTTTGCAGGTCGGCGCGCATGCGCGTCCCGACTTCGAAGACCTGCGCCAGTACGAACAGCAGCACCACCGCGACCCATCCGCTCGCCGAGAACTTCCATTCGATGTTGGAACCGGCGGCGTTCATGGTGCCGGCCAATATTCCGAAAGTAAGCCTGAGCACTTCTATTCCGAGCATGCACCACGCAATGGTTTTCAGGCGCACGGCATTCTCGGGAACGAACGGGTCGTCGTGAACCGTCGCCACCACCGCCAGCAATCGGGTGAGCTGCACGTGGACCAGTCCGACCATCAACAGTGCCAGCACGAACCACACGCGCAGCGTCGGTATCAGCAACGACGGATCGATACGCGGTGGCTTCTTGCTGAAGAACTCGAAGAACGTGGGCTCGAAGATGAAGCTCGCCGGCATCGCGAGCACCAGCCCCACCCCCATCAGGATGTTGAGGACCCGCAGGATCGTCAGCAGGATTCGAGAGGCGCTGAGCGCCGGGGTATCGGCTCGGGACATGGCGGCGACCTCTGTTCGATGTTGCCTGACGATATTCGCCTTATCGAATAACAGCAATATGCATATCGTCATACGATGCCTCATCCGGTCGCCCGGTTTTCACCTGGTGGGCTTGCGTCGCCCGCCTGATCGGGAATATGATTGAGTACGCACTCAGTAAAGTTGATCCCGATGGCCCGCCCCCGCAGCGAAGACAAACGAAACGCCTTGCTCGCCGCTGCGGTGCGGGTGTTCGCCGAGGACGGGATCAATGCGCCCACCGCCCGCATCGCCAAGGTCGCCGGCGTCGCCGAAGGGACGTTGTTCACCTACTTCAGCAACAAGGACGAACTGCTCAACCATCTCTACATGGAGATCAAGCGCGAACTGCGGGAAGCCATGCTCTCCACCTACCCGCGTGCCGCCGACATCAAGCAGCGGGCGAGTCATGTGTGGCGCGAGTATGTCGACTGGGGCCTGGTCAATATCGACAAGCGCAAGGTCGTGGCGCAGCTTGCGGTGTCCGACCGCATCACCGACGACACCCGCGCCGTTGCCTCGGCCGGATTCGCCGAGTTCCAGTCGATGCTGCAGGAAAGCATGGCCAAAGGTTTGCTGCGCGAGCATCCGCCGGCTTATGTCGGCGCGATCCTGGTCGCGATCGCCGAAGCCACCATGGACTTCATGCTCAAGGAACCGGCTGCCGCCGACCAATACCGCGCGGCGGGCTTCGAGACGTTCTGGCGGGCGGTGGCTTCTGACTGATCCCCTTTTTTTGCCCCTATTAATGAGTGCGTGAACACTCAGCAATGCCCTCCCCCTCGCTCGCTGGATCCCCTCATGACCTTCCTTGCTGCCCCGATCCTCCGTCTGACCCGTTCGCAGGAGCGCCTGCCATGAAGGTCCTGATCTTCGGCGCCACCGGCATGGTCGGTCAGGGCGTGCTGCGCGAATGCCTGCTCGCCGATGACGTCAGCTACGTGCTCGCCGTCGGCCGCTCGGCCACCGGCCAGTCCAATCCAAAGCTGCACGAGCTGGTTCATCGCGACTTCCTCGACTACAGCGCCGTCGAAGACCAGCTTCAGGGATTCGATGCCTGCTTCTTCTGCCTGGGCGTCTCTTCGCTGGGCATGAGCGAAGCCGACTATACGCACCTGACCTACGTTTTCACCCTGGCCGCGGCGACCACGCTCGCACGCCTCAATCCGGCGATGACCTTCGTCTACGTCACCGGCACTGGCACCGACAGCAGCGAGCGCGGCCGCGTCATGTGGGCGCGTGTGAAGGGGCGCACGGAAAACGCACTGCAACAGCTGCCGTTCAAGGCGGTCTACCTGTTCCGCCCCGGCGTCATCCAGCCGCTGCATGGAGTCCGTTCGAAAACCGGCTGGATCCAGCGCACCTACACCGTGACCAGCCCGCTGCTGTCGCTCGCACGCACGTTGCTTCCGCACACGATCCTGTCCACGCAACGCATCGGCCAGGCCATGCTGGCTGTCGCCCGCGACGGAGCCGGAAACCCGGTACTGGAAAGTCGCGACATCGAGGAAGTTGCACGACGGGGTGAACGCCATGGTTAAGGCGTCGCCAGCAAGCAAGCCGGGGCGCTGGCGCGCGCGGGCCATGTTCGCGGGGCTGCTCGTGGTCGGCCTGGTGGCCGTCACGTTGTTGAGCGGCTGGTCATCGTTTGGATCGCGGGCGCAGGGCGAACGCCTGCAGCGACTACAACACTCTCCGCAGTGGCATGACGGCATGTTCGTCAACCCGCAAGGCTCCTGGGGCGATACGCGGAGCGCACTGCTGCGCATGTTCGAGCAGGTTCCCGGCGACGTGCCGCAGTCACCGGTGCCGGTCGTGCGCACTGATCCGGCACTGTTGGCAGCCGCCGCGCCTGTCGGATTGCGCGTGACGTGGTTCGGTCATTCCAGTTCGCTGGTGCAGATCGATGGCGTGAACGTGTTGACCGATCCACTGTGGAGCGATCGGCCGTCGCCATTGTCCTGGCTCGGTCCCAAGCGCTGGTACGCGCCGCCGATCGCGCTGGCGGACCTGCCCCGGATCGATGCTGTGGTGATCTCGCACGACCATTACGACCACCTCGATCGCGCGACGATCCTGGCGATGCGCGCCTGGAACACCGTGTTCGTGGTGCCACTGGGCGTCGGCGCGCATCTGGCCAGCTGGGGCATTCCCGAGTCGCGGATCAGGGAGCTGGACTGGTGGCAGTCCACACGCGTTGGCGCGATTGATATCCATGCGACGCCGGCGCGTCACCACACCGGACGGCTTTCCCCGCAGACCGACAAGACACTGTGGGCAGGTTATGCCCTCGTCGGCCCTGCGCATCGGGCCTACTACTCCGGCGATACCGGCTTCTTCCCCGGCATGGCCGACATCGGCCGCCGCCTGGGACCGTTCGATGTCGCGATGGTCGAATCCGGCCAGTACGACGCCGATTGGCCTGATTGGCATCTCGGTCCGGAACAGGCCGTGGAAACCAGTCGGCTGGTGCAGGCCAAAGTGCTCGTGCCCGTCCACTGGGGCCTGATCAAGCTGGCGCACCACACCTGGACCGAGCCGGTCGAGCGCGTGCTGGCTGCTGCCAGCTGCCGCGGCGTGTCGGTGCGAACGCCACAGCCGGGCTTGCCGCTGGACCTCGGCGCAGGCGCCCGGACCGCGAGATGGTGGCCTGACCAGGCATGGGTCACGGCCGCCGAGCGTCCCATCGTCGCAACGCGCAATGGAATCGCCAACGAGCGATTCGCGCTTGCGAACTGTTCCGCAACGGCCGCGAACCGGCCGCAGGAGGCAACGCAATGAACAGCAGAAAGCCCGATTCGCACCTGGAACTCACCCTCGCCACCACGGCGGCGGAAGAAGGCGAGCTGCTGCGCGCCCTGCTCCGCGTCGACCTTGGCGCGAGGATCCAGATCGACCTGCAACGGCGGAGCGTGCGCATCGAAGGCCGGTTCTGGGGAGACGACGTGGTCAACGCGATCGAAGCGACGGGATGCCACGTCGACTCGGTGAACGAGAGGCCGCGAACGGTCGTGCTGGCGACGACCGCGCCTGCTGGCGTGCCGCAGCGACCGCGCTCGCTTGCCCTGTGACGGCGTAGCCACCCGCAGCCGCGCCAGCGATTTGTAACGAACTGTGTCGGCCCGGCCGGCGGCCACACAAACTTGCATTACCAGCGATACCTGACACATCCGGCGAACAGCTCACGGGAACAATCGCGTCCATCGGATTGCACCCGCCTCCTGCGTTCCCCGCGTTGCCAGCAAGCCGATGTTCCCTACATCCCTCAGCTATCAGGTATCGCCATGACCACCCCGCTCGACAAAGTCATCTACACCGGCAAGACCCACACCACCGGCGGCCGCGACGGTTCGTCGCAGAGTTCCGATGGGCGCCTGGACGTCAAACTTTCAGGGCCCGGTTCTTCCGGCCCGGGCACCAATCCCGAACAGCTGTTGGCGGCCGGCTGGTCGGCCTGCTTCCTTAGCGCCATCGGTATCGCGGCCTCCAGCAGGAAGATCAAGCTTCCGGCGGACTCCGCCGTCGACACCGAAGTCGACCTGGGCCAGAACGCCGATGGCTATGGCCTGCAGGCCCGCCTCAACGTCAGCCTGCCTGGCATCGATGCCGCCACCGCCCGTGAGCTGGTCGACACCGCGCACCAGACCTGCCCGTACTCGAAGGCCACGCGCGGCAACATCGGCGTGACGATCAACCTCGTCTGAGCCTCCCCGCCGGACCTCGCCAAGCCTCCGCGATCGCGGCGGGCCGGCAATCACCAGAACCAGACAGTCGGCCGGGCAACCGGTCGACTGCCTGCTCGCGTGCTTGCGTGGTCGCGCACGTCCCCATGGGAGTGATCGCGCGCGGCGCACCGACTTGAGACCACGCCGCCTCTTTGTAAGCAAACGTAGGTTCCTGGTCCTGCGCGCAGCTTGCATACAAATCGGCTCCGCGCCGACACCCACGGGATACACCCCGGCGTTGCAATGGCATCCCAACCTCACCCGACGGTCCCGACATGTTCCGCAATGCCCTAGCCCTCGCGCTGCTTTCCGCCGCCGCTCTCTCGCCGGAACTGGCTCATGCCGGTCACGCCGCTGCGCAGCCCGCGCCCACGGTGGTGCTCGTCCACGGTGCCTTCGCCGATGCCTCCAGCTGGAGCAAGGTCGTGCCGGTGCTCGAGTCCTGGGGCACGAAGGTCGTCACCGTGCAATTGCCGCTCACCTCGCTGGCCGATGACGCCGAAGCGACGCGTCGCGCCATTGCCGCCGCGCCTGGCAAGGTCGTCCTGGTCGGTCATTCCTGGGGCGGCACGGTCATTACCGAAGCAGGCGACGACGACAAGGTCAGCAGCCTGGTCTACGTCGCCGCGTTCGCGCCCGATGTAGGCGAAGCGACCGGCCAGCAGGGCAAGGCCTACCCCACTCCGCCGGGCCTGGCCGGCCTGCAGGAGCGCAACGGCCTGCTGTCGCTGTCGCAGGACGCGGCGCGCACGGATTTTGCCCAGGACCTGAGCGCAACCGGCGCCCGGCGCGTGTTCGACACGCAGCTGCCGATCCGCGCCAGTGCATTCGACGAACCGCTGCAGCACGCGGCCTGGAAAGCCAAGCCGAGCTGGTACGTGGTCACGCGCCAGGACCGGATGATCGCGCCGCAGTTGCAGACCGCGACCGCCCGCCGCATCGATGCGCAGATCGTGTCG from Lysobacter arenosi encodes:
- a CDS encoding MBL fold metallo-hydrolase, yielding MVKASPASKPGRWRARAMFAGLLVVGLVAVTLLSGWSSFGSRAQGERLQRLQHSPQWHDGMFVNPQGSWGDTRSALLRMFEQVPGDVPQSPVPVVRTDPALLAAAAPVGLRVTWFGHSSSLVQIDGVNVLTDPLWSDRPSPLSWLGPKRWYAPPIALADLPRIDAVVISHDHYDHLDRATILAMRAWNTVFVVPLGVGAHLASWGIPESRIRELDWWQSTRVGAIDIHATPARHHTGRLSPQTDKTLWAGYALVGPAHRAYYSGDTGFFPGMADIGRRLGPFDVAMVESGQYDADWPDWHLGPEQAVETSRLVQAKVLVPVHWGLIKLAHHTWTEPVERVLAAASCRGVSVRTPQPGLPLDLGAGARTARWWPDQAWVTAAERPIVATRNGIANERFALANCSATAANRPQEATQ
- a CDS encoding TetR/AcrR family transcriptional regulator, with product MARPRSEDKRNALLAAAVRVFAEDGINAPTARIAKVAGVAEGTLFTYFSNKDELLNHLYMEIKRELREAMLSTYPRAADIKQRASHVWREYVDWGLVNIDKRKVVAQLAVSDRITDDTRAVASAGFAEFQSMLQESMAKGLLREHPPAYVGAILVAIAEATMDFMLKEPAAADQYRAAGFETFWRAVASD
- a CDS encoding NAD-dependent epimerase/dehydratase family protein, with translation MKVLIFGATGMVGQGVLRECLLADDVSYVLAVGRSATGQSNPKLHELVHRDFLDYSAVEDQLQGFDACFFCLGVSSLGMSEADYTHLTYVFTLAAATTLARLNPAMTFVYVTGTGTDSSERGRVMWARVKGRTENALQQLPFKAVYLFRPGVIQPLHGVRSKTGWIQRTYTVTSPLLSLARTLLPHTILSTQRIGQAMLAVARDGAGNPVLESRDIEEVARRGERHG
- a CDS encoding DUF2975 domain-containing protein; the protein is MSRADTPALSASRILLTILRVLNILMGVGLVLAMPASFIFEPTFFEFFSKKPPRIDPSLLIPTLRVWFVLALLMVGLVHVQLTRLLAVVATVHDDPFVPENAVRLKTIAWCMLGIEVLRLTFGILAGTMNAAGSNIEWKFSASGWVAVVLLFVLAQVFEVGTRMRADLQTLI
- a CDS encoding helix-turn-helix domain-containing protein — protein: MTIQVKLDEVLHDRRMTLTELSGKVGITLANLSILKTGKARGIRFTTLQAICEALDCQPGDLLEYRGDSLAEVAVGGEADEEDL
- a CDS encoding alpha/beta fold hydrolase encodes the protein MFRNALALALLSAAALSPELAHAGHAAAQPAPTVVLVHGAFADASSWSKVVPVLESWGTKVVTVQLPLTSLADDAEATRRAIAAAPGKVVLVGHSWGGTVITEAGDDDKVSSLVYVAAFAPDVGEATGQQGKAYPTPPGLAGLQERNGLLSLSQDAARTDFAQDLSATGARRVFDTQLPIRASAFDEPLQHAAWKAKPSWYVVTRQDRMIAPQLQTATARRIDAQIVSLATSHVPMLSRPNDVAYTILEAAGIKHKDPEPHEGG
- a CDS encoding organic hydroperoxide resistance protein, with translation MTTPLDKVIYTGKTHTTGGRDGSSQSSDGRLDVKLSGPGSSGPGTNPEQLLAAGWSACFLSAIGIAASSRKIKLPADSAVDTEVDLGQNADGYGLQARLNVSLPGIDAATARELVDTAHQTCPYSKATRGNIGVTINLV